In Miscanthus floridulus cultivar M001 chromosome 19, ASM1932011v1, whole genome shotgun sequence, the DNA window CACtctgcaaagattttttattttatttttaaatattctttgccgagggccattagctaggccctcggcaaagacccctttgccgagggccaggctagacctttggcaaagagttttttttttggttttttgaacccagtttttttgtggtgctataatacattatttaaatctcaattttaaaatttgggccaaatttgacttttttgatatatttctctaatttatttcttttcgttgattttttttgaatatttcaaatttgaactgcaggtggatggaataatgcaatttagtgattcaaaaaatgttattcatggtatttggtgtatgttgagtccctatccacgaactcgcatcaaatttcgggcattttcttcacgtaacatgacgaggaacttgtcgaaaagtgtttttaaattatataaaattcatacgaagtccgaaattcatgaaacttgtcgaggtgtcatgttatcgcatgtgtaggttgtggtaaaaatttaagaaggtttcgagcaagttgtgacgtcggatgcctaaaatctagacatctccacatgggcagggcgtcgtactctgtctccttcgacccggctgccccgcccaggtgtactccgacctgaacatatacactaaagtccaagagtacacgtcctcggtaagggagatctatggggaagattacaatgtgtgcactgagcccattgatgcagagacgatcatgagactcggaggaggcaagaaacatgggcggttgtggattgcagacggcgccatcgactccaccattgttccctccctcgacgctatccgagcacggagcacgagctccagccagcccatacgctcacggccttctccagcactgcagcaggtccaggcactccaggtaattcctgttttactcgtcgtacgttgatatttacacacctaaattagatttgcattactgatacattggagtgaaatattgcagaccgagctgcaagaaacaaaaaggcaaagtcaagagcagaacgcggaactGACCGCACAATTGCAAGCCcagcaggtcgcgttcgaggccgcgcagaagcagatggcggagatgatggtgatcatgcaaagtcttgggcaagcatcgggtgtacctgtgcagttttcagctcctcctactcctgcagctacttctgtaagtatgaaagttcacttttcgcttgtgttttgcatgtatgtcggtcttcgtgccgttgtgaatgtcggcgttcgtgccgttgtggatgtcggcattcgtgccgttgtttcttgcaggttttgaaaacctccccgtgcagggaaggtgctgccaaaatttttaattgagtctaatctttttgtattcctagattactagatacaatctctaagttccaaaactgttttcccggattactcacacatgcaatctctcctcctttgtgcagccttcgtccgcgggttccaatcaatttggtagtgcgtcaccgggtgatcccgcctttccttcaccaccgtctcataggctactTTGATCAGGACTAGTgttaggtgatgtggttggactttattgtaatatttgtggtttatggttcggacttgtgcttggatttcatgaacttgtcgtaataaacatgtgaatgatgatgaacatgtgacttgtcgttgtaatatattgtgatttgtggttcacaattatggttgtgatatattgtttgaaaatgggttctgtgtgatatatatatgtgtgatggttgatatatatatatgtatatatatgaaatgtttatgtcgatggaatgcaaaaaacaaaaaaaaattaaatttctgcctctttaccgagggcaatgaccaaggccctcggcaaagaagggtcctttgccaagagccgtcccattgccctcggcaaagaagggtcctttgccaagAGCCGTcccagattttttttttaaaaaaaaataaaatttctgcaacatttctttgtcgatggccatggttggaggccctcagcaaagatttttttgaaaaaattctgcacatttctttgccgagggccatggttggaggtcctcggcaaagattttttttaaaaaaagaataattctttacCGAGGGCCCCCAgagatggccctcggcaaagactctgtccCAGACGCCGGCGctgtgacggctgcttttctttgccgagtgccgctccagccctcggcaaaggctttgccgagtgtctgataaagggccctcggcaaagaccctcttcgccgactcaaaattccccgagagctctttgccgagggccgccctcggcaaaggctttgccgagggttaatgggcctttgccgaggtcctcaggccctcggcaaagagaccATCTCCAGTAGTGATACCAATAGCTCCAGCAAGTGTGTACTTCAGATCACAGAAACGAAATTTTGGCTATCAACTAAATAGTCTTTGTATGAAAACGTGATGAAATCAATATAAGATGCTTATATTCGTGAGTTTGCCAAGAGATTTGCTGTGTAAGTAactaaccaaaaaaaaaaattaacttcAGCAAGTTTCATTGTCTTTGTGTAAGTTTATCATGACTTGCGCAGTTGCTTCTATTTACTCGTGAGAAAATGCATATTGCATTCAAAATAATAAAATCAAAGCAAATTAAATATTCCACGGCGGGTTTGGGTAAACATTGACTGGGCCACATTGGATATACGGGATGATGGCTaacctgctggctgctgcatcCAGTGTGCCCGACTTGGACGAATTGTCTAGGAGTAGATCGTATATCTTGCATCTGTCTACGAAATTGGCTTTGCTCCAAATGCAGTCGCACGTCGTATATCTTTAGATTGCATCTGTCTACGATATTGGCTTTGCTCCAGATGCAGTCCCATTATACGTGGGTAAATCTGGGTTAGGAACATATATTTTGTATTGCAATGCTGCGGACAGTTTTTCCCCCAGAATATATGAATATTTTCATTCTTAGACTGCAAACATAGCTAGCCATATACAACTTCCTCAGCACATATTAACCTGATGTATACTTGTCTAGAAGTACAACACAAGGGCGCAATGTTAACTGGTTTCAAGGCAATATACATCAGGTTCACTAGACTGATCAATGCTCGATAAGCTTTTGTAGGGCTCAACACTCGACAGCATACAGATTACAACATCACAAGTACATCATACTGTGCGACAGAAAGTACAGCCGGATTACATAAACACTAATACATCATGTATGATTTGAACCTACTGTAATAAGTTTCCAATAGGTCTTGGAGTATCTAGTGGATCCTTTGCCATCTCCGTGGTCTGCTACTATGATTTCAAGAAGAGCCCAAGTAGACTCTGCACCGGGCAGCCATGACGAGCAGGAAAAAGCCGCTCCGAGGTGACAGCGTACTCCACCGGGGTGGTGATCCCTAGCTGCCTCAAGTGTCCCGGGTGTATCCGGTCGAAGATAGGCTTCGCCTTGGCGTTCCTCTCCATCTCTTCCAGCTTTTCGTAGGCTCTCTGCCTCTCGCGCTTCTTCTCAAAAGCCTTGGCATAGAAATGACCAACGGTGCCTTGTGCAGCCACAGCCCTCTCGCGCTTCTTCTCAAAACCTTTGGCATAGAAACGACGAACAGTGCCTTGTGCCGCTGGCTGTGGCTTCGATGGCTCGGGACGGACGGTAGGAGGCAGGCTGCTTCTAACGCATTGGCCATTGGCAGATCCTGTACTGTTGACGGTTTCAGCAAACTTCTCTGCAGCCACAGGGGAGGTGCCGTGCTCTTCTTCTATCTcgccatcttcaagtaatgaacTGTTGCTTCTTCGGCTGTTCCTAGTTTCAGCAAACTCCTCTTCAGCGATGGGACTGAGAACCTTGTGTGGCATTGCCATGGGAGAGGCGTCGGTCTTGGGAAGAACTTCAGGAGCCGGATTGATTGTCACACACTCATCGTCGGAGCCAGAGTCTGCTGTCGGAATCTGATGAATCGCTGCATGAAGATCCAGATGAACTGCCGCCGCTGGTGGAGGATCCAGACGAACTGCTAGAGCTGCGGTTGCTGCTGGGGCTTTTTGCTGTTTCAACAAACTTCTCGGTTGCAACAGGGCCTGTGTCGCCGCAATgtcgacctcctcctcctctgtcatCTCTCCGTCTTCGAGGATTCGTGGCGGTGAGCAAAGACCCTTGGTTGGCATTGCTATGGCAGAGGCGTCGGCCTTGGGAATGGGAAGAACGGCAGGAGCCACATTGCTTGTCATGCATTCATTGTCAGAGTCTAAGTCGCTGTGGTCTGAATTTGATGAATCGCAAGAAGATCCAGATGAACCATCACTGCTGCTGGAGGATCCAGACGAACTGCCGTTGCTTGGGCTTTTTGCGGTCTCAGCGGTTGCAACAGGGCCAGTGTCGCCGCATATGGCGCCCTCTTCCTCTGTCATCTTTCCGTCTTCAAGTATTCGTGGCGGTGAAGAAAGGCCCTTACATGCCACAACAGGAGAAGCATCGCCGCAATCCGTGGTGGCACTACAATCCTCTTCGATGAACTCACCTTCCTCTAGTTCACGGGAAGATGAGCGACTAATGGATCTGCAGACGTTCATCGACTCCTCTTTCTGCTGCCGACGCTTCTCTTCTTCAGAAAACTCGTCCAACAACTTCTGCAGCTCTAACATGGCGGAGCGCGTCATGGATCCCAGATCGATCTCTATCTCCCCAGCCTTTTCGTTTGTGTGACCGGTGCACTCCTTGTTCAGGAACTCGAGGATGCGCGTCGGCATGTTCGACGAGAGCGACGACAGTCAGGTAACCAAGCTGAAGATCTCGTCCTGAGATATCCGGGGCTCGATTATCTCCACGGTTGGCGTCGTCCTCCTTTTCTTGGCACATGCAGCCTGATCGGACTTCGATATCCGGGGCGGAGGCTCGATGATCTCCAGGGGTGGCATCGCCTTTCTTCTCTTGGCACATGGAGTACGGTCGGCCTCCATGGCCTCTGATCGGGCTTCTGCGGCCAAGAAACGCCCGTCCTTGCCGCGGCGAGGTGCCGCGCGGCCCTTGTCGATATTCTTGCGCACCACGAGCTCGGCCTTCCTGAGGATGCCGCGGAGCGCCTCCATCTCCTCGCCGAGCCTCTTCCTCAGCACCTGGCGCGGATCAGGGGCGGAGAGCTCGGACGGAGCCAAGTCCATCGTCTTCGAGCGGAGTTCGTCGCGCGCTGCGACTCGGCCATAGCCAGGCATCTTCTTGGCGGTGGGTGCGGTCGCCTGCGTCCTCTCGCTCGCGCTACGCGGAAATGGCGGCAGCCGGCGTCGCGCGTGTCGGCGGATGGGGAGGGAGGATGGCGGTGGCTGGCGTGAGACGTACGTGGGCTGGACTCGCCCCTCTGGATCGGGCCTTATAAGAAAGCGGTATTGATTGTGATTTGTGTCCGACTCCGACACAGACACGAATCACCACGGGGTGATAACGCCGGCATACGAACAATTCTTCAATACACTCAACCGCCTCCTCTTATGGGCAATTGTAACCCAAAAACCCTAGTGGATCAAAATCCATCTGGGATTTGGCTCGAGGGCACATAAATACACACCCATCAATCACAAGGGCAGCACTACTCTCTAATGCACATACTTCATTATGGAACTGAAGGAGAACTAAACCATGACACCAATACAACATGAACCATCACTGCTACTAATGGTGATCATCAATTGCATTATGCAGTATTGACTCCAAATCAAGCACAATGTAGCCTAACAAAGAATAGCACTGCGTCAAGCATGGCCTTATGGTGCTAAAAGCGATCCTCCGTTTTTAGTACATTGTCAAAGGCATGAAAGTATGAAACAGCGATAGACTACCGTGGACCACTGGATACATCGAAATGGCAAGCTAACACTCACTTTCACTTAAGTCAGCTCCACATCAATTTTTCTAAACCGAAATAGTTGTGTCAAAATGTCCTCTATGGCTCACAACCTCTTGGCTCCACTGTCATCGCCACATAGGTAAAATTCTCAGTGAGAAAACTCCACCATTACAAGTGAAGCTCTGTAGCTGACAGGGTCAACTTGTGGGGCATCGCTAGATTTGCATGTCTGTATTACCTTCTACATTTTCTGTTCCGCTCGCCTAATGGGATCTTGGAAGTATTGGAGGGAAATGAGAAGTGCCTCCTGGAAAAAGAATTCTCTACTGCTGTTAGCATACCAACAGATGTCATAACAACTGAAATTTTAAAAGCTTACAAGAGGCAGGTACCTCTGTTCTTATTGTTCTGCTCCCTTGGTTGGGGCATGTATTCAAATAAGATGTGAATACATCATCTGCACGTTTACCCTGTCACAGAAATAAGTGACTTCAACACCAACAGTAGTAATATTACAATCATTAATTAAGTGAAAGAGTCCCTGCAAACACAAGCTGAATGTTTCAGCTACCAAATTAGCTCAGGTTCTCATGCAATGTTGACATTTCAAGTACTCTCAATTTGACCATAGACCAGAAATGCTTTCATAACTCCTAATTTCCATGCATGAGATCAGGTTTCATTAGAAATATGAAGTATCATAACAGAAATAACATATATACCTTCAAATTTGTATCTTCTTCAATGCTTTCTTCCAAACCAGCAAGTCCACCGAATGCAATGAGCAGGTGCCTGTTCAGTAAAGCCTCATAAGTGACCCGATAGACTCACAATGGTCGCTAATATACATGGCAAGGGTCATTCATAAAGCATACACAGATGGTTACAATGCTCAGCCTTGGAATATGGCAATAGCACAATACTAGCCAATAGTTACTATAGAAAGAATTTTACTAAAACGTATCATTTCAATACTTAAGTGAAGGTACACATTCCTTGGTTAAATGTTTATCCACTCATGATAATTTAACACAAAGGTAAGGTAGCAGCTACTTGCTTACTGCTTAGCAAGAATTATTAGCACAGGTTAGCACATAAAACATGTGTCCACAACTATTTGACTATTTGTTGAAATGTACAGTTTAGCATACTCAAATAAAGCTGGAGCATCCTAAGCAAATTCGGAGGAATTTACACATTCAAGTAATAAAAGAAATGGTAACAAATCTAAATTGGTTTCTCAAGGTGGTCCATGAGAACAGCAGATGGCATACCTAAAAGTAGGCAAGGTAAGCTCAGAAGAATTAACTATTTGTCCATGCTCTGAGGTGCCAATGATATGGTCATATTCTTCCTAGGGATAGTAAATAACAAAACGAAGGAAGGTGGAAGTGAGTAATCATAACACAACTTTTTTTCTGAACAGCAAGATGTGAAAACAGTACCTTGAATGGAGAATTTTTTAAAACACTACTTAAATTTGAAGTATAACGCGCTTTGTAGCCCCAATAAGATCCCATCTGTTCCCTGGGTGTGGAAGGGGGGACAACTTTCCTAATGCAAGCTAGATACAGGTACAAGTTAAGTTACAGTAAAATGGCAAAATAAAACAGTACACAGTTAAAGTTAATACTGCTCTAGTATGAGGACATAGAGAGACATACTGCACAAGAATAGGCAACATAACTTGGTTTCAAAATTGATTTGAAAAACAAAAATACATCAGAAGAATACATTGAGAACAACACTTATGAGTTGAAAACTTGAAATGAGAAAGACCAAAAGTTGAAGAGGAAGCAACAAGCCAACAAATATCATGAACTAAATTTGTTCTAATGATAGAAGTGTTGAATTACTGCCAAATGTAAATGCTAGGAAATAGGAATAGCCTTTATGTGGATTATCTAGATTACTTAAGACATGCACAAATTCTTCATACATTGGAAAAGGTATAGATAAAGAAGTATCAATACAATCATATTTTGCAATCCATAAATGACTGGTTTACCTGTTGTTAGGTCACGGTTTGTTCCCATGGCTACAGTTACTCTTTTGCCTGGTTCTAGTGTTTGTTCAACCAGAACATTCTGCAGAATCATGATAAACTAGAATCAATGCCACATTTTTtgcatggaagtggtgatctgtTCTATATATGAAACCATTAAGTGCAAATCAGATAATACACATTGTGAAATGTTTTTTTTATCTGTAAATGATAGATTAAGGTCTGTCAAATCTTGGGATTTGTTTTTCCTAACCTCATTGTCTGCCTTAAAAAGCCTTATTTACAGAAAATAAGTCAATTAACGTAAGCAAAATTATATTTAAGATTTTCATAAGGCTGTGTCCATTTATATACTCCCATAGATTGTAAGATATGATAGGCTTTCCCCAGTCTTTCAACATATCTTCAAACTCAGTAAACGCCTTTCCCCAGACAAGTGGCACAGAACAAAGAAAAGGACACTAGAAGATCCATAATACCTTACTTAATCCGACATCAACAAGAGTCCCCTTTGAGGGATCACTTTCCAATGTTACACCTGTCTAAATTCAGTAACATGTAAGCATTTGTTGGGTCAGGAATATCAAAATATGTGGAAACAGACAATTATTCAACATGAGCGAGCCGAACATGATTTGAACAAGTAGTAGAAATCCACCATGCCAGCAGAGATGCATATTGCAATGTAAAAACAGAATTAGGTGCAAAGACTTCCAGTTTGGGCATCAAATCGACATGAGAAAATACTTAAAAATATGCATGATGCACTATATGTTGTAAGACCATTTGAAATGCAACCTCCAAACAAGATACAGGAAAAAGCAAGCTGTGCTTGGTGTGGATAGCAACAAAACTTCATTTGATTTAACATGTATAAGAAATTTCTCAGTTTCTTATTCCCAGTACAGGGTGAACTTCAAAGGCCACATAGGTAGAGTATCAGAATTACATCCCAAGTATTCCCAGAAACTTTGAGTGTTAATTGGTGTACTAACCAAATCGTTATGCACTTTTCCACCTAACTGTGTGTTTGAACTAAATATCTCCTCACCATATATTGGTATTCGTTTACTTTCACTAATCACTAGTTCAGTAGTGTCGAAAGGATGTCAACCTTCAAATGTCCCCTCTGAACGAGCAGTAGCAATCCAATCCAAAACCTACAGAGGGGAACACCCCTTTGTCATCACCATATTGTACTACACTAACCAAGTTCGGCCAGACCTTTTTTAGAGTTTGAGAGACCTTCCAAATGTGAGAGCAAAGGCAATGAGTAACAATTGAAATTTAAAAGGAAGATGTGCAAGCTTGATTAGCAAAAGAGCCTTAAATGGCCATATTCTAATTTATAAGTGCACATTTGTGTTCCATTCCAGATGTTCAGCATGTGTTGCGCTTGAATTATAAGAAGACACAATATTCCTAGATTAGCTCCACAAGAAATGGTAAAAGTTATTTTAACTAGTTATCAGCACTCTTTTTGACGGACATGAAACCCTACTTCAAATTGTGAGCTCAGAATTTAAAATCAATAGCAAGGGCACCAGAAGGGATGTCACCTTCACGAAACTCAGACCATTCATGCTTGCGCACATGGTGTGGCGCATCGAGCGGTGGAAGCAATCCCTGCATACCAGAAACAGCACAGCACCATTAGTACCTAGACAAATCATCAAATGTCGAGGGCAACCACATTGCTTGGCATCTCACCACAAACTTCAGGTTCTTGTGCATCGGgaagaggcggcggcggaggtacTGTGGAGTTTCCAGATACTCCAGAATCCGAACAAGGAACCGCGCGCCACTCTCTTCACCATCACCCGCGCCGCCATTCTCCGCCGAGGGAGTACTGTCAAAGacgacgacctcgtctatgcggaAGACGGTGGCGGCGCGAGCGATCTGGCCGGCCAGCTGAAACAGAAGAGATGCTCTTGTAAGGATTCGTGCTGCAAGATATAGCAAGGACTAGTGCGACAAGGAGGAAAGGTGGGTACGGACGAGGGTGGCGAGCTCGAGGGACTGGGCGTTGTCGATGATGGAGCCGGCAACGGCGATGCTCACCGTCGGCTTCGGCTTCTTCTTCAACTCCCCCTCCCGCTCGTCTTCGTCCTTCCTCTGCTTCTGCTTCTTCTCTTTGGGTGCTTCTTCCTGGGCCGTCGCGGCGCCGCAGTCGTCCTCCTTGGCGTCCTTgcgcttcttcctcttctccctcttgtcCTTCTTGCGCCGCGCTTTCTCAGCAGCGGCCGCCTCGCTGTGAACGGAGTTCATGGCGGCGGCGGGGGGCGGCTGCCGGCCGGGGAGGAATTCAGGAATGGACGCTTGGATTGGGGGTTTTGGGCCGATTGAGGCAAGAGGCCGAGAGGGGTGGGTTCAGGAAGGGGTATTGGGTTGCTGGGCCGGTTGAATCCGGTAGGCTGAATCCCGGATGGTAAACACTACAACGGCTGCCGCGTGTGACGTGTGTACACTTGTGCAGTTCTGTTGCCCCGTGAAATATTTCTTCTAATCAGCCCTGACATAGTTTTAATCTCGTCTAAAAAAACACACACATAGTTTTAATCTCATTTAATAAGATGTCATATAAACAAAATCAATGATATAATATTAGGGTTACGACGAAGAGATGAAGGAGAGACGTTTCATCTGGATGGAAATATTTCCAAAACTTTTGAAACACAGTGAAACCAATACTTAAGGCTTGGGTTTTATTTTATCCTATTGTATCAAGTATCGTGGGTCACAGTTAATTGCTGATAAATTTTATATTTAACTACTTATAAGAAATTGTAAATGCTTATGAAACAACATAATTTAGTTGCCTATAAAGATTATAGACCCCTCGCAAATCGCAATTTAGTGTCATAGACATCTTAGAGCATACATAGTGTATGACAGTACCTAAGGTGCTAAGACTAGGCCACGTCAAATAGGTTTTGATAGCATTTTTTTGCTATATCTAGTTTATTGCACCTACTCCCACGTCCCACAAAACTGCACTTCTACAATTCAAAATTTGTCCTAAAAATACTCATATAGGTACCAGTATAGGATGCAGGGCTATGTAGGACCCACTCAAATCACCAGCATGCACATCTCCAGTAGAAGAAAGGCGATGTGGCGGCTAGACGGCTCATTTTGTTCGCGTGCTTTTCCGATTAAAAAAAGAACTGCAATGTTAGATATATGGGTATTTTTGTGATTTGTCAACTACCTTTGTTTCTCCCTTTAGTTCTAGAATTGCAGTTTTTTTGGGGGGTGGGGTGTGGGGGTGTGGGGGGGGGACGAGAGAGTAGTATAAACaatagaagaagaaaaaacaatcAAATTTCTTTTCCACGGCTGCACGGAAGCACATGCATGTCTTCTTCCTTTTGCCTACATCCTCGCAATGCGGGTGCTCTACGTTTGAGGGGGACGTGAACCGACGCGGAAGCAACTATCCTACTGCTTCAGCAATAGGGCAGCAGAGGAGGCCGAGGAAGAGCGGATTTTGTTAGGAAATAAGATCTGAAAGGCAATGCTAGGTGTGCTGATGTGAAGCGTGATTTGCTAGTGTCCGAGCTGATCTGGCTCAACGGCCCCATGGACGAGAAGTAACCCCTTGAATCAAGAAAGTCGACTTCCAATTCAATGCTAACAAGCAAGAGCATCATCACCTCAGGTATCTAAAAACAACTCTAGTAGATTACTACCCTAGCTACTTTTAGGTACCAAAGTGCAAGAGCCTCACTCCAACAGCTCCCCTACTTACTTAGGTACCAAGTAGGAGGCCTCCCTACTTTTTCCCCTCCACCTCTCATCCTGGGTGGTCTTCTCACACCTCCTACTTTCTATTTGTGCCCTTCAGCTCCTTCCTTCCCCACCTATGCCCACATAAACGCTTGTTTCCCTCTTGCCTATGCGCCACCTCCACCGCTATCACGCTCAAATTCGGACGCTACCTCCCTCGCCTCTGTTGGCCAAGCTTGACTGCCCCACCCTACATATGAACCTCCCCACACCCCTCCACTTTCTAGGTGGATTGAGGTGCACAAGTAGAACCATA includes these proteins:
- the LOC136528822 gene encoding uncharacterized protein, which translates into the protein MNSVHSEAAAAEKARRKKDKREKRKKRKDAKEDDCGAATAQEEAPKEKKQKQRKDEDEREGELKKKPKPTVSIAVAGSIIDNAQSLELATLLAGQIARAATVFRIDEVVVFDSTPSAENGGAGDGEESGARFLVRILEYLETPQYLRRRLFPMHKNLKFVGLLPPLDAPHHVRKHEWSEFREGVTLESDPSKGTLVDVGLSKNVLVEQTLEPGKRVTVAMGTNRDLTTACIRKVVPPSTPREQMGSYWGYKARYTSNLSSVLKNSPFKEEYDHIIGTSEHGQIVNSSELTLPTFRHLLIAFGGLAGLEESIEEDTNLKGKRADDVFTSYLNTCPNQGSRTIRTEEALLISLQYFQDPIRRAEQKM